A portion of the Bombus terrestris chromosome 3, iyBomTerr1.2, whole genome shotgun sequence genome contains these proteins:
- the LOC100643153 gene encoding neuronal cell adhesion molecule isoform X2 encodes MVGHRIITLILFLAAWHKAATLVPIRSVAVDIGQNLTLACAEEDALPQSGESVGVMWIREGREDGQIERLKVEPNGALQLINVSADDAGNYSCTLDDDHDAVKTRINVQVRTPPPALHNVWVKPSTILANILWEVAGTGGYPIIDFTAEYRLKPNVGEEPEDWKPIVPTHIPPNSRQIDVYHLVPNTTYSFRVWATNQLGRGEIVEVEGHTQHSNEELELARHLLAGVENFDTRVWVAAVGIVMGTLMILGIGTCYLLYRECKVPSNTGKGRG; translated from the exons ATGGTTGGTCATAGAATTATCACGCTGATACTCTTTCTGGCAG CATGGCACAAAGCAGCAACTTTAGTGCCAATAAGATCTGTGGCTGTAGATATAGGTCAGAACTTGACATTAGCATGTGCAGAAGAAGATGCACTGCCACAGTCAGGAGAATCTGTTGGAGTGATGTGGATAAGGGAGGGACGGGAAGATGGACAAATTGAAAGACTAAAGGTTGAGCCTAATGGAGCTTTGCAACTTATTAATGTTAGTGCAGATGATGCTGGAAACTATTCATGCACTCTAGATGACGATCATGATGCTGTCAAAACTAGAATCAACGTACAAGTTAGAA ctCCTCCACCAGCTTTACACAATGTATGGGTTAAACCATCAACAATATTGGCAAATATTCTTTGGGAAGTAGCTGGCACAGGTGGTTATCCTATCATAGATTTCACTGCCGAATATCGTCTTAAACCGAATGTGGGTGAAGAACCAGAAGACTGGAAGCCTATTGTTCCAACGCACATTCCTCCAAATTCt AGGCAAATTGATGTGTATCACTTGGTGCCAAACACTACTTATTCATTTCGAGTCTGGGCAACAAATCAGCTGGGAAGAGGAGAAATTGTTGAGGTTGAAGGTCATACTCAACACAGTAATGAAGAATTAG AACTTGCAAGACATCTCTTAGCAGGTGTAGAAAATTTTGACACTCGTGTCTGGGTGGCAGCAGTAGGGATAGTTATGGGTACACTTATGATTCTTGGTATAGGTACTTGTTACCTCCTCTATCGTGAGTGCAAAGTACCCT CAAACACTGGTAAAGGGAGAGGGTAG
- the LOC100643153 gene encoding contactin-2 isoform X1, with product MVGHRIITLILFLAAWHKAATLVPIRSVAVDIGQNLTLACAEEDALPQSGESVGVMWIREGREDGQIERLKVEPNGALQLINVSADDAGNYSCTLDDDHDAVKTRINVQVRTPPPALHNVWVKPSTILANILWEVAGTGGYPIIDFTAEYRLKPNVGEEPEDWKPIVPTHIPPNSRQIDVYHLVPNTTYSFRVWATNQLGRGEIVEVEGHTQHSNEELELARHLLAGVENFDTRVWVAAVGIVMGTLMILGIGTCYLLYRECKVPSQLEEQEVIELVPNIILNPGFFDERTEHIPQDENFNNQTTTRLNNNSVVQPMRL from the exons ATGGTTGGTCATAGAATTATCACGCTGATACTCTTTCTGGCAG CATGGCACAAAGCAGCAACTTTAGTGCCAATAAGATCTGTGGCTGTAGATATAGGTCAGAACTTGACATTAGCATGTGCAGAAGAAGATGCACTGCCACAGTCAGGAGAATCTGTTGGAGTGATGTGGATAAGGGAGGGACGGGAAGATGGACAAATTGAAAGACTAAAGGTTGAGCCTAATGGAGCTTTGCAACTTATTAATGTTAGTGCAGATGATGCTGGAAACTATTCATGCACTCTAGATGACGATCATGATGCTGTCAAAACTAGAATCAACGTACAAGTTAGAA ctCCTCCACCAGCTTTACACAATGTATGGGTTAAACCATCAACAATATTGGCAAATATTCTTTGGGAAGTAGCTGGCACAGGTGGTTATCCTATCATAGATTTCACTGCCGAATATCGTCTTAAACCGAATGTGGGTGAAGAACCAGAAGACTGGAAGCCTATTGTTCCAACGCACATTCCTCCAAATTCt AGGCAAATTGATGTGTATCACTTGGTGCCAAACACTACTTATTCATTTCGAGTCTGGGCAACAAATCAGCTGGGAAGAGGAGAAATTGTTGAGGTTGAAGGTCATACTCAACACAGTAATGAAGAATTAG AACTTGCAAGACATCTCTTAGCAGGTGTAGAAAATTTTGACACTCGTGTCTGGGTGGCAGCAGTAGGGATAGTTATGGGTACACTTATGATTCTTGGTATAGGTACTTGTTACCTCCTCTATCGTGAGTGCAAAGTACCCT CGCAGCTGGAGGAGCAGGAAGTGATTGAACTTGTACCCAATATCATTCTGAATCCAGGATTTTTCGACGAAAGAACAGAACACATTCCTCAagatgaaaatttcaataaccAAACCACTACACGCTTAAATAATAATAGCGTTGTGCAACCTATGCGACTTTAG
- the LOC100643153 gene encoding neuronal cell adhesion molecule isoform X3 translates to MVGHRIITLILFLAAWHKAATLVPIRSVAVDIGQNLTLACAEEDALPQSGESVGVMWIREGREDGQIERLKVEPNGALQLINVSADDAGNYSCTLDDDHDAVKTRINVQVRTPPPALHNVWVKPSTILANILWEVAGTGGYPIIDFTAEYRLKPNVGEEPEDWKPIVPTHIPPNSRQIDVYHLVPNTTYSFRVWATNQLGRGEIVEVEGHTQHSNEELELARHLLAGVENFDTRVWVAAVGIVMGTLMILGIGTCYLLYRECKVPSGGAGSD, encoded by the exons ATGGTTGGTCATAGAATTATCACGCTGATACTCTTTCTGGCAG CATGGCACAAAGCAGCAACTTTAGTGCCAATAAGATCTGTGGCTGTAGATATAGGTCAGAACTTGACATTAGCATGTGCAGAAGAAGATGCACTGCCACAGTCAGGAGAATCTGTTGGAGTGATGTGGATAAGGGAGGGACGGGAAGATGGACAAATTGAAAGACTAAAGGTTGAGCCTAATGGAGCTTTGCAACTTATTAATGTTAGTGCAGATGATGCTGGAAACTATTCATGCACTCTAGATGACGATCATGATGCTGTCAAAACTAGAATCAACGTACAAGTTAGAA ctCCTCCACCAGCTTTACACAATGTATGGGTTAAACCATCAACAATATTGGCAAATATTCTTTGGGAAGTAGCTGGCACAGGTGGTTATCCTATCATAGATTTCACTGCCGAATATCGTCTTAAACCGAATGTGGGTGAAGAACCAGAAGACTGGAAGCCTATTGTTCCAACGCACATTCCTCCAAATTCt AGGCAAATTGATGTGTATCACTTGGTGCCAAACACTACTTATTCATTTCGAGTCTGGGCAACAAATCAGCTGGGAAGAGGAGAAATTGTTGAGGTTGAAGGTCATACTCAACACAGTAATGAAGAATTAG AACTTGCAAGACATCTCTTAGCAGGTGTAGAAAATTTTGACACTCGTGTCTGGGTGGCAGCAGTAGGGATAGTTATGGGTACACTTATGATTCTTGGTATAGGTACTTGTTACCTCCTCTATCGTGAGTGCAAAGTACCCT CTGGAGGAGCAGGAAGTGATTGA
- the LOC100643153 gene encoding Down syndrome cell adhesion molecule homolog isoform X4, whose translation MWIREGREDGQIERLKVEPNGALQLINVSADDAGNYSCTLDDDHDAVKTRINVQVRTPPPALHNVWVKPSTILANILWEVAGTGGYPIIDFTAEYRLKPNVGEEPEDWKPIVPTHIPPNSRQIDVYHLVPNTTYSFRVWATNQLGRGEIVEVEGHTQHSNEELELARHLLAGVENFDTRVWVAAVGIVMGTLMILGIGTCYLLYRECKVPSQLEEQEVIELVPNIILNPGFFDERTEHIPQDENFNNQTTTRLNNNSVVQPMRL comes from the exons ATGTGGATAAGGGAGGGACGGGAAGATGGACAAATTGAAAGACTAAAGGTTGAGCCTAATGGAGCTTTGCAACTTATTAATGTTAGTGCAGATGATGCTGGAAACTATTCATGCACTCTAGATGACGATCATGATGCTGTCAAAACTAGAATCAACGTACAAGTTAGAA ctCCTCCACCAGCTTTACACAATGTATGGGTTAAACCATCAACAATATTGGCAAATATTCTTTGGGAAGTAGCTGGCACAGGTGGTTATCCTATCATAGATTTCACTGCCGAATATCGTCTTAAACCGAATGTGGGTGAAGAACCAGAAGACTGGAAGCCTATTGTTCCAACGCACATTCCTCCAAATTCt AGGCAAATTGATGTGTATCACTTGGTGCCAAACACTACTTATTCATTTCGAGTCTGGGCAACAAATCAGCTGGGAAGAGGAGAAATTGTTGAGGTTGAAGGTCATACTCAACACAGTAATGAAGAATTAG AACTTGCAAGACATCTCTTAGCAGGTGTAGAAAATTTTGACACTCGTGTCTGGGTGGCAGCAGTAGGGATAGTTATGGGTACACTTATGATTCTTGGTATAGGTACTTGTTACCTCCTCTATCGTGAGTGCAAAGTACCCT CGCAGCTGGAGGAGCAGGAAGTGATTGAACTTGTACCCAATATCATTCTGAATCCAGGATTTTTCGACGAAAGAACAGAACACATTCCTCAagatgaaaatttcaataaccAAACCACTACACGCTTAAATAATAATAGCGTTGTGCAACCTATGCGACTTTAG
- the LOC100643276 gene encoding exosome complex component RRP40 isoform X2: MEVSVGDVVMPGDIIKDITTINKKETIILGPGLRREADTVFAYKAGVLKKTEPAVYYVDSYQKRYIPNRGENVVGIVTQRSSDIFKVDIGASEQASLSYLAFEGATKKNRPDIQVGDLVFAKLLVASKDMEPELVCVDSHGKEKKLGALSSEGMLFTCSLSLVRKILNRNSLLFNTLARSQAYEVAVGMNGRVWVKARTIQETIAVATAILAAEYAPPNGIKKLCLDIEKTLLLTQCGNVD; this comes from the exons ATGGAAGTCAGTGTAGGAGACGTAGTAATGCCTGgtgatattataaaagatattactacaattaacaaaaaagaaacaatcatTTTAGGACCTGGACTTCGTCGCGAAGCTGATACAGTATTTGCATATAAAGCAGGTGTACTAAAGAAAACAGAACCAGCTGTATATTATGTAGATAGTTATCAAAAGCG ttATATACCAAATCGTGGAGAAAATGTAGTTGGTATAGTAACACAGAGAAGTAGTGATATTTTCAAGGTAGATATAGGTGCCAGTGAACAAGCATCTCTTTCATATCTGGCATTTGAAGGAGCTACAAAGAAAAATCGACCTGACATTCAGGTCGGAGACCTTGTGTTTGCGAAGCTTTTAGTTGCCAGTAAAGATATGGAACCAGAACTTGTATGTGTGGATTCTCAtggtaaagaaaagaaattgggTGCTTTAAGCTCTGAAGGCATGCTCTTCACTTGTTCTTTGAGTCTTgtcagaaaaatattaaatcgcAATTCCCTATTGTTCAATACACTTGCACGTAGTCAAGCATATGAAGTTGCAGTTGGTATGAATGGTAGAGTTTGGGTCAAAGCAAGGACTATTCAAGAAACAATAGCAGTAGCAACTGCTATTTTGGCAGCAGAATATGCTCCACCTAatggtattaaaaaattatgcttAGACATTGAAAAGACTTTACTTTTAACTCAGTGTGGTAATGtagattaa
- the LOC100643276 gene encoding exosome complex component RRP40 isoform X1, whose protein sequence is MGTMEVSVGDVVMPGDIIKDITTINKKETIILGPGLRREADTVFAYKAGVLKKTEPAVYYVDSYQKRYIPNRGENVVGIVTQRSSDIFKVDIGASEQASLSYLAFEGATKKNRPDIQVGDLVFAKLLVASKDMEPELVCVDSHGKEKKLGALSSEGMLFTCSLSLVRKILNRNSLLFNTLARSQAYEVAVGMNGRVWVKARTIQETIAVATAILAAEYAPPNGIKKLCLDIEKTLLLTQCGNVD, encoded by the exons atgg GGACAATGGAAGTCAGTGTAGGAGACGTAGTAATGCCTGgtgatattataaaagatattactacaattaacaaaaaagaaacaatcatTTTAGGACCTGGACTTCGTCGCGAAGCTGATACAGTATTTGCATATAAAGCAGGTGTACTAAAGAAAACAGAACCAGCTGTATATTATGTAGATAGTTATCAAAAGCG ttATATACCAAATCGTGGAGAAAATGTAGTTGGTATAGTAACACAGAGAAGTAGTGATATTTTCAAGGTAGATATAGGTGCCAGTGAACAAGCATCTCTTTCATATCTGGCATTTGAAGGAGCTACAAAGAAAAATCGACCTGACATTCAGGTCGGAGACCTTGTGTTTGCGAAGCTTTTAGTTGCCAGTAAAGATATGGAACCAGAACTTGTATGTGTGGATTCTCAtggtaaagaaaagaaattgggTGCTTTAAGCTCTGAAGGCATGCTCTTCACTTGTTCTTTGAGTCTTgtcagaaaaatattaaatcgcAATTCCCTATTGTTCAATACACTTGCACGTAGTCAAGCATATGAAGTTGCAGTTGGTATGAATGGTAGAGTTTGGGTCAAAGCAAGGACTATTCAAGAAACAATAGCAGTAGCAACTGCTATTTTGGCAGCAGAATATGCTCCACCTAatggtattaaaaaattatgcttAGACATTGAAAAGACTTTACTTTTAACTCAGTGTGGTAATGtagattaa